The proteins below are encoded in one region of Micromonospora pisi:
- a CDS encoding SAM-dependent methyltransferase produces the protein MGLPEQRPWMPEEVDPSGPNLARVYNALGGGTHTFGADREMANRLLAVQPEVAYWVRTNRAFLARSARFLFEAGVRQVLDVGAGLLAPGSVHEVAAAVAPDARVVYLDLDPVVVAQANDVLRGQPRVSALRGDLRDPAEVLRLAAEGGLDLARPVAILLVAVLHFVQDAEDPGDILARLRDAVPVGSYVVISHASPPPELSAEGVQAKKEYSERTAPVVLRSREQVERLFAGWELLEPGIVQPSFWRPESDELVDPAEIERAKGTPAWVGVAIKR, from the coding sequence ATGGGGCTGCCCGAGCAGAGGCCGTGGATGCCAGAGGAGGTGGACCCGTCCGGGCCCAACCTGGCTCGGGTCTACAACGCGCTCGGGGGTGGCACACATACCTTCGGCGCGGACCGGGAGATGGCCAACCGGCTGCTCGCCGTGCAACCCGAGGTCGCGTACTGGGTGCGTACCAACCGGGCGTTCCTGGCCCGGTCGGCCCGATTCCTCTTCGAGGCCGGCGTCCGGCAGGTGCTCGACGTCGGCGCCGGACTGCTCGCCCCCGGCAGCGTGCACGAGGTCGCCGCGGCGGTGGCACCGGACGCCCGGGTGGTCTACCTGGACCTCGACCCGGTGGTGGTGGCCCAGGCGAACGACGTCCTACGGGGCCAGCCACGGGTCTCGGCACTCCGGGGCGATCTGCGCGACCCGGCGGAGGTGCTGCGGCTGGCCGCCGAGGGTGGCCTGGACCTCGCCCGGCCGGTGGCGATCCTGCTGGTCGCGGTGCTGCACTTCGTACAGGATGCCGAGGACCCCGGGGACATCCTCGCCCGGCTGCGCGACGCCGTACCCGTCGGGTCCTATGTGGTCATCTCACACGCCTCACCGCCGCCGGAGTTGAGCGCCGAGGGTGTCCAGGCGAAGAAGGAGTACAGCGAGCGGACCGCACCGGTGGTGCTGCGCAGCCGTGAGCAGGTCGAGCGGCTCTTCGCCGGGTGGGAACTCCTGGAGCCGGGGATCGTCCAGCCCTCTTTCTGGCGTCCCGAATCCGACGAGCTGGTCGATCCGGCCGAGATCGAGCGCGCGAAAGGCACTCCGGCCTGGGTGGGCGTGGCGATCAAGCGCTGA
- a CDS encoding siderophore-interacting protein — MTQTAERPTSIQPFRVFGAEVLRVRRLSPSFLRVTFTGPDLGQFADNGYDQRIKLILPLAQTGLTEMPDGPDWYARWRALPTERRNPIRTYTVRAVRAALAEVDVDLVLHGDGGPAARWAVAARPGAIAALLGPDAGYPGVHGGLEFHPPTRTDRLLLAGDETAVPAICSILERLPADAVGEAVLEVPGSGDSLPVGSPSGVDVTWLARNGAAHGSQLVPAVRDAARRLSTDATTPTATAELEDVDVDTDILWEVPVDGANPPRTDAGDLYAWLAGEAGVVKTLRRQLVGEYGMDRRAVAFMGYWRLGRTEEN, encoded by the coding sequence GTGACCCAGACCGCCGAGCGCCCCACTTCGATCCAGCCGTTCCGCGTCTTCGGCGCCGAAGTGTTACGCGTACGTCGGCTGAGTCCCAGCTTTCTGCGGGTCACCTTCACCGGCCCCGACCTGGGCCAGTTCGCCGACAACGGCTACGACCAGCGAATCAAGCTGATCCTGCCGCTGGCGCAGACCGGCCTCACGGAGATGCCCGACGGCCCGGACTGGTACGCGCGGTGGCGGGCACTGCCGACCGAGCGGCGCAACCCGATCCGGACCTACACCGTGCGCGCGGTCCGCGCGGCGCTCGCCGAGGTCGACGTCGACCTCGTCCTGCACGGGGACGGTGGGCCGGCCGCCCGCTGGGCCGTCGCCGCCCGGCCGGGGGCGATCGCCGCGCTGCTCGGCCCGGACGCCGGCTACCCGGGAGTGCACGGCGGGCTGGAGTTCCACCCACCGACCCGAACCGACCGACTGCTGCTCGCCGGTGACGAAACCGCCGTACCGGCGATCTGTTCGATCCTGGAGCGGTTGCCGGCCGACGCCGTCGGCGAGGCGGTGCTGGAGGTCCCGGGCAGCGGCGACTCGCTCCCGGTCGGCAGCCCGTCCGGCGTGGATGTGACCTGGTTGGCCCGGAACGGCGCCGCCCACGGCAGCCAACTGGTGCCGGCGGTACGGGACGCGGCGCGGCGACTAAGCACCGACGCGACCACCCCGACGGCCACGGCCGAGTTGGAGGATGTCGACGTCGACACCGACATCCTCTGGGAGGTCCCGGTCGACGGTGCGAACCCGCCGCGAACCGATGCTGGAGACCTCTATGCCTGGCTGGCTGGTGAGGCGGGTGTGGTCAAGACGCTCCGCCGCCAGCTGGTCGGCGAGTACGGCATGGACCGCCGCGCGGTGGCGTTCATGGGCTACTGGCGCCTGGGCCGGACCGAGGAGAACTGA
- a CDS encoding alpha/beta fold hydrolase has protein sequence MGDVRLIQDGVDADGGAPTLLLVHGLGATGAVWDRWRPYLDEHWAGRWLAPDLPGHGAAKPLPRYTFGAMAASLADLVDRDRPVVVLGHSLGGVLGLVLASGWFGVRVRTAIGFGIKVHWTADELAKAGALARRPVTWFDSREASAERYLRVSGLAGLLPPDDPAVSTGIVAQDGRWRLAMEPATFGVGEPDLPGLLAAARGRVLLARGEHDPMVTTDQLTHLSPSAVTLPGLGHNAHVENPSVVSELLTRALPLARATGPAGRS, from the coding sequence ATGGGTGACGTACGGCTGATCCAGGACGGTGTCGACGCGGACGGTGGGGCGCCGACTCTGCTGTTGGTGCACGGGCTCGGTGCGACTGGTGCGGTGTGGGATCGGTGGCGTCCGTACCTGGACGAACACTGGGCCGGCCGTTGGCTCGCACCGGATCTGCCCGGTCACGGCGCCGCAAAGCCGTTGCCCCGTTACACCTTCGGTGCCATGGCCGCCAGCCTCGCCGATCTGGTGGACCGGGACCGGCCGGTGGTGGTGCTCGGACATTCCCTCGGCGGGGTGCTCGGACTCGTTCTGGCCAGCGGCTGGTTCGGCGTACGGGTGCGGACCGCGATCGGGTTCGGCATCAAGGTGCACTGGACCGCCGACGAACTGGCGAAGGCGGGCGCACTCGCCCGACGCCCGGTCACCTGGTTCGACTCCCGCGAGGCGTCGGCCGAACGTTACCTGCGGGTCTCTGGACTGGCCGGACTGCTGCCGCCCGACGACCCGGCCGTGTCGACCGGAATCGTCGCCCAGGACGGGCGGTGGCGGCTGGCGATGGAGCCCGCGACCTTCGGCGTCGGGGAGCCCGATCTGCCCGGCCTGCTCGCCGCAGCCCGTGGCCGGGTGCTGCTGGCCCGGGGCGAGCACGACCCGATGGTCACCACCGACCAGTTGACCCACCTGTCGCCCTCGGCGGTCACCCTGCCCGGCCTCGGCCACAACGCCCACGTCGAGAACCCGTCCGTCGTGTCGGAACTGCTCACCCGGGCCCTACCCCTCGCCCGCGCCACCGGCCCCGCCGGTCGATCATGA
- the lon gene encoding endopeptidase La, which yields MATLPVLPLTDAVLLPGMVIPVTLDPSTQAAVDAARASGDKKVLAVPRVDGEYGSMGVIALIEKVGRLPSGEPAAVVRGTTRARIGSGVPGPGAALWVEATELDEATPNGKAKELAREYKALATSLLQERGAWQVIDALERMTDLSELADSAGYAPWLSLPQKIELLTAPDVTTRLELLVGWVRDHLAEQEVTERINSDVREGLEKSQREFLLRQQLAAIRKELGEDEPDGSADYRSRVEAADLPEKVREAAMREVGRLERASDASPEAGWIRTWLDTVLEMPWTTRTEDNTDLAAAREVLDADHAGLTDVKDRILEYLAVRNRRAARNLQVVGGRGSGAVLALAGPPGVGKTSLGESVARALGRKFVRVSLGGVRDEAEIRGHRRTYVGALPGRIVRALREAGSMNPVVLLDEVDKISAGYAGDPAAALLEVLDPAQNHTFRDHYLEVDLDLSDVLFLATANVVDTIPGPLLDRMELVTLDGYTEEEKVAIARDHLLPRQLDRAGLTTEEFSVSDEALGRVAAEYTREAGVRQLERALARILRKVAVALATTDGPVRVDTDNLKDYLGRPRFTPESAERTAVPGVATGLAVTGAGGDVLFIEATSMEGEPGLTLTGQLGDVMKESAQIALSYLRSNGRKFGLDPNALAGRRIHLHVPAGAVPKDGPSAGITMVTALASLASGRPVRPEFGMTGEVTLAGRVLPIGGVKQKLLAAHRAGLTEVIIPARNEPDLDDLPAEVREALTVHTMADVADVLALALRPAEDVDGTQPLDDPALAVA from the coding sequence ATGGCAACTCTTCCGGTTCTGCCCCTGACCGACGCAGTCCTGCTGCCCGGGATGGTCATCCCGGTGACCCTCGACCCGAGCACCCAGGCTGCCGTCGACGCCGCCCGCGCGTCGGGCGACAAAAAGGTCCTCGCGGTGCCCCGGGTCGACGGGGAGTACGGCTCGATGGGCGTGATCGCCCTGATCGAGAAGGTCGGTCGGCTACCCAGCGGCGAGCCGGCGGCCGTGGTCCGGGGTACCACCCGGGCCCGGATCGGTTCCGGTGTGCCCGGACCCGGGGCGGCGCTCTGGGTCGAGGCGACCGAACTCGACGAGGCCACGCCGAACGGCAAGGCCAAGGAACTCGCCCGCGAGTACAAGGCGCTCGCCACCTCGCTGCTCCAGGAGCGCGGCGCGTGGCAGGTCATCGACGCCCTCGAGCGGATGACCGACCTCTCCGAACTCGCCGACTCGGCCGGGTACGCACCCTGGCTCAGTCTGCCTCAGAAGATCGAACTTCTCACCGCGCCCGACGTGACGACGCGGCTGGAACTGCTCGTCGGCTGGGTCCGTGACCACCTCGCCGAGCAGGAGGTCACCGAGCGGATCAACTCCGACGTACGCGAGGGACTGGAGAAGTCCCAGCGCGAGTTCCTGCTCCGGCAGCAGCTCGCCGCGATCCGCAAGGAGCTGGGGGAGGACGAGCCGGACGGCTCGGCCGACTACCGGTCCCGGGTCGAGGCCGCCGACCTGCCGGAGAAGGTGCGCGAAGCGGCCATGCGCGAGGTCGGCCGGCTGGAGCGGGCCAGTGACGCCTCCCCGGAGGCGGGCTGGATCCGTACCTGGCTGGACACGGTGCTGGAGATGCCGTGGACGACCCGTACCGAGGACAACACCGACCTGGCCGCGGCCCGTGAGGTGCTCGACGCCGACCACGCCGGCCTGACCGACGTCAAGGACCGGATCCTGGAGTACCTGGCGGTACGGAACCGTCGGGCCGCCCGCAACCTCCAGGTCGTCGGCGGCCGTGGTTCCGGCGCGGTGCTCGCCCTCGCGGGTCCCCCCGGAGTGGGTAAGACCAGCCTCGGTGAGTCGGTCGCACGGGCGCTCGGCCGCAAGTTCGTCCGGGTCTCCCTCGGCGGTGTACGCGACGAGGCGGAGATCCGGGGCCACCGGCGCACCTACGTCGGCGCGCTCCCCGGCCGGATCGTGCGGGCGCTGCGCGAGGCGGGTTCGATGAACCCCGTGGTGCTGCTCGACGAGGTCGACAAGATCTCGGCCGGCTACGCCGGTGACCCCGCCGCAGCCCTGCTCGAGGTCCTCGACCCGGCGCAGAACCACACCTTCCGGGACCACTACCTGGAGGTCGACCTCGACCTCTCGGACGTGCTCTTCCTGGCCACCGCCAACGTGGTCGACACCATCCCCGGCCCGCTGCTGGACCGGATGGAGCTGGTCACGCTCGACGGCTACACCGAGGAGGAGAAGGTCGCGATCGCCCGTGACCACCTGCTGCCCCGGCAGCTCGATCGGGCCGGCCTGACCACCGAGGAGTTCAGCGTCAGCGACGAGGCCCTGGGCCGGGTCGCGGCCGAGTACACCCGCGAGGCGGGGGTACGTCAGTTGGAGCGGGCCCTGGCCCGGATCCTGCGCAAGGTCGCGGTCGCGCTGGCCACCACCGACGGACCGGTACGGGTCGACACCGACAACCTCAAGGACTACCTGGGACGGCCCCGGTTCACCCCGGAGTCGGCCGAGCGCACCGCCGTTCCCGGCGTGGCGACCGGTCTGGCTGTCACCGGCGCCGGTGGCGACGTGCTCTTCATCGAGGCGACCAGCATGGAGGGCGAGCCGGGGCTGACCCTGACCGGCCAGCTCGGCGACGTGATGAAGGAGTCGGCGCAGATCGCTCTGTCGTACCTGCGCTCGAACGGCCGCAAGTTCGGGCTCGACCCGAACGCCTTGGCCGGACGCCGGATCCACCTGCACGTGCCGGCGGGTGCGGTGCCCAAGGACGGCCCCAGCGCCGGCATCACCATGGTGACCGCGTTGGCGTCGCTCGCCTCCGGACGGCCGGTCCGCCCGGAGTTCGGGATGACCGGTGAGGTCACCCTCGCCGGTCGGGTACTGCCGATCGGTGGCGTGAAGCAGAAGCTGCTCGCCGCGCACCGGGCCGGCCTCACCGAGGTCATCATCCCGGCGCGTAACGAGCCGGACCTGGACGACCTGCCGGCCGAGGTACGCGAGGCGTTGACCGTGCACACCATGGCCGACGTGGCCGACGTACTCGCGCTGGCCCTGCGGCCGGCCGAGGATGTCGACGGGACCCAGCCGCTGGACGACCCGGCGCTGGCAGTGGCTTGA